The proteins below come from a single Actinomycetota bacterium genomic window:
- a CDS encoding PepSY domain-containing protein: MRAHIGGQATLSMTDAADKALWAVGRGNVYGVAFSKDRGRAVWCVDIRKDQWSGAMCQVDVVSGQVYVRDTSCVPSVVFERMSRMSLEDAIELASEVQSGVLEEARLEINWGQMVWEVYFVDEEDTSRVVYVDADSGAIVEPMYY; the protein is encoded by the coding sequence ATGCGAGCACATATCGGAGGTCAAGCCACACTTAGTATGACTGATGCGGCGGATAAGGCACTTTGGGCAGTGGGTCGCGGGAATGTCTACGGTGTGGCTTTCAGTAAAGATAGAGGCCGGGCTGTTTGGTGCGTAGACATCCGCAAGGATCAGTGGAGTGGCGCGATGTGCCAGGTCGATGTCGTCAGCGGTCAAGTGTACGTCCGAGACACCTCATGCGTGCCTTCAGTCGTGTTCGAGCGGATGTCGAGGATGTCGCTTGAGGACGCTATCGAGCTTGCTTCGGAGGTTCAGTCCGGCGTGCTAGAAGAGGCCAGACTCGAAATCAACTGGGGCCAAATGGTCTGGGAGGTCTACTTCGTCGACGAGGAGGACACGTCCCGGGTCGTCTACGTGGATGCAGATAGCGGAGCCATCGTGGAGCCAATGTACTACTGA